In a single window of the Caproicibacterium sp. BJN0003 genome:
- the guaA gene encoding glutamine-hydrolyzing GMP synthase: MLRKEKILVLDFGGQYCQLIARRVRECNVYCEIKSYKTSLKAIQEAGYCGIIFTGGANSVYGEDSPSCDPQIFELGIPILGICYGAQLMAYLLGGKVCKSEVREYGHTEFAHEKDTVLFRDVPEKSVCWMSHTDYIAAVPKGFSVTAKSVHCPVAAMEQLEKNLYAVQMHPEVQHTEYGQQILKNFLYGACKCNGDWVMSSFVEEAVASIRAQVGDKKVVCGLSGGVDSSVAAVLVHKAIGKNLTCIFVDHGMMRKNEGDEVEQVFRKQFDINLIRVNAGEKFLSRLKGVTEPEKKRKIIGEGFIRVFEEEAKKLGKVEFLCQGTIYPDVVESGTGNAAVIKSHHNVGGLPKDIGFEGLVEPLRDLFKDEVRKVGTELGIPDFLVWRQPFPGPGLGIRILGEVTEEKVALLQEADAIFREEIANAGLDRSINQYFAVLTGIRSVGVMGDGRTYSNTIALRGVTTSDFMTAEWARVPYDLLEKVSSRIINEVPNVNRVVYDITSKPPATIEWE, encoded by the coding sequence ATGTTAAGAAAAGAAAAAATTCTGGTTTTGGATTTTGGCGGTCAGTATTGTCAACTGATTGCCCGACGTGTTCGTGAATGTAATGTGTATTGTGAGATAAAATCTTATAAGACCTCACTTAAAGCGATTCAAGAAGCAGGATACTGTGGAATCATTTTTACTGGAGGGGCCAACAGTGTTTATGGCGAAGATTCGCCCTCTTGTGATCCTCAGATTTTTGAACTGGGAATACCAATTTTAGGAATCTGCTACGGAGCTCAGTTAATGGCCTATTTGCTTGGTGGAAAAGTTTGCAAGAGTGAAGTGCGTGAATATGGTCATACCGAATTTGCACATGAAAAAGATACTGTCCTTTTCCGTGATGTTCCTGAAAAATCGGTTTGCTGGATGAGTCATACTGATTATATTGCTGCGGTGCCAAAAGGATTTTCCGTTACAGCCAAAAGTGTACATTGCCCGGTAGCGGCGATGGAACAGCTGGAAAAGAATCTTTATGCGGTTCAGATGCATCCGGAAGTGCAGCACACCGAATATGGACAGCAGATTTTGAAAAATTTCCTTTATGGAGCGTGTAAGTGCAATGGCGATTGGGTGATGAGTTCTTTTGTTGAGGAAGCAGTTGCTTCCATTCGCGCGCAAGTAGGGGATAAAAAAGTTGTCTGCGGACTTTCCGGCGGAGTAGATAGCAGTGTTGCTGCAGTTTTGGTACACAAAGCGATCGGAAAGAATTTGACCTGTATTTTTGTGGATCATGGAATGATGCGGAAAAATGAAGGCGATGAGGTTGAACAGGTTTTTCGCAAGCAATTTGACATCAATTTAATTCGTGTAAATGCTGGAGAAAAGTTTTTAAGTCGTCTTAAAGGGGTCACAGAACCAGAGAAGAAACGAAAGATTATCGGAGAAGGTTTTATTCGTGTCTTCGAAGAGGAAGCTAAAAAACTTGGGAAAGTAGAATTCCTCTGTCAGGGAACAATTTATCCCGATGTAGTAGAAAGTGGAACCGGAAATGCAGCAGTCATTAAGAGCCATCATAATGTAGGTGGCCTTCCAAAAGATATCGGGTTCGAAGGACTTGTTGAACCTCTGCGTGATCTGTTTAAAGACGAAGTACGCAAAGTTGGTACAGAACTTGGAATTCCGGATTTTCTCGTTTGGCGGCAGCCATTCCCAGGACCGGGGCTTGGAATTCGAATTCTCGGAGAAGTTACAGAAGAAAAGGTAGCACTTTTGCAGGAAGCAGACGCAATTTTTAGGGAGGAAATCGCAAATGCGGGGCTTGACCGGTCGATTAATCAGTATTTTGCGGTTCTTACCGGTATCCGTAGTGTAGGTGTTATGGGAGATGGCAGAACTTATTCCAATACGATTGCGCTGCGCGGGGTAACGACTTCTGACTTCATGACCGCAGAGTGGGCGCGGGTGCCGTATGATCTTCTAGAAAAGGTTTCCAGTAGAATTATTAATGAAGTGCCAAATGTGAACCGTGTCGTTTACGATATTACTTCAAAGCCACCCGCCACAATCGAGTGGGAATGA
- a CDS encoding sigma-70 family RNA polymerase sigma factor: protein MTESTNESLALRVQSGDTDAIAPLWEGVKRFAYQLTFRFFDRSRKACASSGVTLEDLQQEAFLAVLDAAGDYKEDKEYKFTSYLYYHLKNHFMTAIGMRTNAKKPLNCSDSLDKPLPGVEDLTLSDSIQDPAADQSFEIVENAEYIKELHGALQKSLDVLEQREREVITEKYYDGLTLAQIGEMHGIVGSRARQIQGRALSHMRTKGRKYLLSFIPDYSRAYAGTGFSAWEWRGSIEERLMERAKIRL, encoded by the coding sequence GTGACTGAATCCACAAATGAAAGCCTGGCCTTGCGTGTGCAATCGGGCGATACAGACGCCATAGCGCCATTATGGGAAGGCGTGAAAAGGTTTGCTTATCAATTAACTTTCCGGTTCTTTGACCGGAGCCGAAAAGCTTGTGCTTCTTCCGGCGTGACATTAGAGGATTTGCAGCAGGAAGCCTTTCTGGCCGTACTGGACGCCGCAGGAGACTACAAAGAGGACAAAGAATATAAATTTACGTCTTATTTGTACTACCACCTAAAGAACCATTTCATGACGGCAATCGGAATGCGTACCAATGCAAAGAAACCGTTAAATTGTTCGGATAGTCTTGACAAGCCTTTGCCCGGTGTTGAGGACTTAACTTTAAGTGATTCTATACAAGACCCTGCAGCTGATCAGAGCTTTGAGATTGTGGAAAATGCCGAATACATAAAGGAACTTCACGGCGCCCTACAGAAATCTCTCGATGTTCTGGAACAGCGGGAACGGGAAGTTATCACAGAAAAGTATTATGATGGCCTAACCCTGGCACAGATCGGCGAGATGCACGGGATCGTCGGCAGCCGGGCAAGGCAGATTCAAGGCCGAGCGCTTTCCCATATGAGAACGAAAGGGCGAAAGTACCTTCTATCTTTTATTCCAGACTATAGCAGAGCATACGCCGGGACGGGCTTTTCGGCGTGGGAATGGAGAGGCAGCATTGAAGAAAGACTCATGGAGCGGGCAAAAATCAGATTATAA
- a CDS encoding helix-turn-helix domain-containing protein, which translates to MEFAQKLKNVMEKESMTMYRLSKETGVHQSTISNWINGHSEPRIEQLKKIAWALNVPVWELIEPTDPVKMYESDIENYSNKNLAPLGFPCDEFRQHAINRVSLAVSRLDDLGVKEIVDFSEYIEEKQKKEKDNAGK; encoded by the coding sequence GTGGAATTTGCACAAAAACTTAAAAATGTTATGGAAAAAGAATCAATGACTATGTATCGTTTATCAAAGGAAACGGGAGTTCATCAAAGTACTATCAGTAATTGGATAAATGGACATAGTGAACCCCGAATTGAACAGCTTAAAAAGATAGCCTGGGCCCTTAATGTGCCTGTATGGGAGTTAATAGAACCAACTGATCCAGTAAAAATGTATGAAAGTGATATTGAAAATTACAGTAATAAGAACCTAGCCCCCCTAGGTTTTCCATGTGATGAATTCCGGCAACATGCAATAAATAGAGTTTCTCTCGCCGTTTCACGTTTAGACGACTTGGGAGTGAAAGAAATCGTTGATTTTTCAGAATATATTGAAGAAAAGCAAAAAAAGGAAAAAGACAATGCCGGCAAATAA
- a CDS encoding AAA family ATPase has protein sequence MNRDYSRIPLELANLDQWVCWDWKDKPLKMPVNPQTGEPAKAGIPQSWGLFSEAIACMDEGKCSGIGFEFAQNGGLVGIDLDDCFENNSIFPEATELVKQFGSYTEVSQSGTGLHIICKGKLPGKAIKSKTVEMYDSGRYFALTGNVYDNKESLCDAQEAINSLYGELAAARAEAQRKPTEPQSSGLSLDDTKLIEVAANARNGSLFCNLFLGKYEGKYGSQSEADLALCNMLAFYTGKDATQMDRLFRQSALMREKWDRLQSGSTYGAITIQNAIDHCFQVFDPRTTAEQDFGKPEPKKHTLPTISAAELQNKDLPPIRYVVVDMFPQGLSLLASPPKYGKSWFVLDLCLSVAAGNDFLNHKTVKSGCLYMALEDSERRLQDRMNKILSGAAAPDHFDYATSALDIGQGLIEQLEGYIKQRPETGLIVIDTLQKVRAPQKAGNNAYGEDYREVGILKSFADQHGICLLLVHHLRKMADDTDAFNRISGTNGIMGAVDTALVMTRAKRTDTQTTLSITGRDIDSSETVIEFHKDDCKWHVLGDASWLQEQQAKLEYNSSPIVKTIKELLEQSPGGWNGSMQELLDAGKHFAGTYLADSTRALTSKVKALEKPLFDYDGIIHERAKHGNAGGKHHFYFATVHQISDTVDNETTYEEALSAFPSIN, from the coding sequence TTGAACCGAGATTACAGCAGGATTCCACTTGAATTAGCGAACCTAGATCAATGGGTATGCTGGGATTGGAAGGACAAGCCCTTAAAAATGCCGGTCAATCCTCAAACAGGTGAACCTGCAAAAGCGGGAATTCCCCAAAGTTGGGGGCTTTTCAGTGAAGCGATCGCTTGCATGGACGAAGGAAAATGCAGCGGAATAGGGTTTGAATTTGCTCAGAATGGAGGCCTTGTGGGAATTGATTTAGATGATTGCTTTGAAAACAACAGCATTTTCCCAGAAGCGACCGAATTAGTAAAACAGTTCGGCAGTTATACTGAGGTTTCTCAAAGCGGAACCGGTCTTCATATCATCTGCAAAGGGAAACTTCCCGGGAAAGCAATTAAAAGCAAGACCGTTGAAATGTACGATTCCGGGCGTTATTTTGCACTGACCGGGAATGTATACGACAATAAAGAATCGCTCTGTGACGCGCAGGAAGCAATCAATTCACTATATGGAGAATTAGCCGCCGCCCGTGCAGAAGCGCAGAGAAAGCCCACAGAACCGCAAAGCAGCGGTCTTTCTCTGGACGATACCAAATTAATTGAAGTCGCCGCAAATGCCCGGAACGGTTCTCTATTCTGTAACTTGTTCCTAGGCAAGTATGAGGGAAAATATGGCAGCCAAAGCGAAGCAGATTTAGCCTTGTGCAATATGCTTGCCTTCTACACCGGCAAGGACGCGACTCAAATGGACAGGCTTTTCCGTCAATCGGCACTTATGAGAGAAAAATGGGACAGGCTGCAATCCGGCAGTACATACGGAGCGATCACCATTCAGAATGCAATCGACCATTGCTTTCAAGTATTCGACCCAAGGACGACCGCAGAGCAGGACTTCGGGAAACCAGAGCCAAAGAAGCATACTCTTCCAACCATATCAGCGGCAGAACTTCAAAATAAAGATTTGCCCCCGATTCGTTATGTTGTTGTGGATATGTTTCCTCAGGGGCTTTCCCTATTAGCCTCCCCACCAAAGTATGGAAAAAGCTGGTTCGTGCTGGATTTGTGTCTTTCAGTGGCGGCCGGAAATGATTTTCTAAATCATAAGACAGTAAAAAGCGGGTGCCTTTATATGGCACTGGAAGACAGCGAGCGCCGATTACAAGACCGCATGAACAAAATTCTTTCCGGAGCGGCTGCACCGGATCATTTCGACTATGCGACTTCTGCTCTTGACATTGGGCAGGGGCTTATAGAACAGCTAGAAGGCTACATAAAGCAAAGACCGGAAACGGGGCTGATTGTAATTGATACCCTTCAAAAAGTCAGAGCGCCGCAAAAAGCGGGGAACAATGCTTACGGTGAGGACTATAGAGAGGTGGGAATTCTGAAATCATTTGCAGATCAACACGGAATTTGCCTTCTTTTGGTTCACCATTTGCGAAAAATGGCAGACGATACCGACGCTTTTAACCGCATTTCCGGAACTAATGGAATTATGGGTGCAGTCGATACAGCACTGGTGATGACCCGAGCAAAACGAACAGACACGCAAACGACACTTTCAATCACCGGCCGAGATATAGACAGCAGCGAAACTGTTATCGAATTTCACAAAGATGATTGCAAGTGGCACGTTTTAGGTGACGCTAGTTGGCTACAGGAACAGCAAGCAAAGCTTGAATACAACAGCAGTCCCATAGTTAAAACAATCAAAGAACTTCTTGAGCAAAGCCCCGGAGGGTGGAATGGCAGTATGCAGGAACTTCTTGACGCTGGAAAGCATTTTGCCGGAACCTATTTAGCGGATTCCACCCGTGCATTAACTTCCAAAGTGAAAGCACTTGAAAAACCACTTTTTGATTATGATGGGATTATTCACGAGAGAGCCAAACACGGAAATGCAGGAGGAAAGCATCATTTCTATTTTGCAACCGTTCATCAAATATCTGATACCGTTGATAATGAAACCACATATGAAGAAGCACTTTCAGCATTCCCTAGTATAAATTAA
- a CDS encoding helix-turn-helix transcriptional regulator produces the protein MRINRVKLVSEMTRKDMTVKRLAELARVSRSTVTGVKTGKTCSQTTGDRIASALGVPVEKLIQKEE, from the coding sequence ATGAGAATAAATCGTGTGAAGTTAGTTTCAGAAATGACCCGTAAAGATATGACCGTAAAACGGCTTGCAGAATTAGCAAGAGTTTCAAGGTCAACTGTGACAGGTGTAAAAACCGGAAAGACCTGTTCTCAAACTACAGGAGATCGTATTGCATCTGCTTTAGGGGTACCTGTAGAAAAACTTATTCAAAAGGAGGAATAA
- a CDS encoding ICEBs1 excisionase encodes MQDYYIKAPEAAAILRLSEGKTYEIFRDLNKELKSQGFVTVAGRVPRAYFNKKFFGGLEEVS; translated from the coding sequence ATGCAGGACTATTACATAAAAGCGCCCGAAGCAGCAGCGATTTTAAGATTGAGTGAAGGTAAGACCTATGAAATATTCCGGGACTTAAATAAGGAACTGAAATCGCAGGGCTTTGTTACCGTTGCCGGGCGGGTTCCGAGAGCATACTTCAACAAAAAATTCTTCGGCGGGCTGGAGGAAGTTTCTTGA